From a single Phragmites australis chromosome 7, lpPhrAust1.1, whole genome shotgun sequence genomic region:
- the LOC133925409 gene encoding basic blue protein-like, with protein sequence MVFAQREGGGGGVVAAESRLWPVGDKAGWTFGVLEWSNYKPFRAGDVLLFRYPPGAHNVVQVDAEAVQDCEIPGNATVWSSGSDRITLARGVSFFVCGFPGHCKNGMKIAITAN encoded by the exons ATGGTGTTTGCTCAACgtgaaggcggcggcggcggcgtggtggcTGCGGAGTCGAGGCTGTGGCCTGTCGGTGATAAAGCCGGCTGGACCTTCGGTGTCCTAGAATGGTCCAACTACAAGCCCTTCAGGGCAGGCGACGTTCTCT TGTTCAGGTACCCGCCCGGCGCGCACAACGTGGTGCAGGTGGACGCTGAGGCAGTTCAAGACTGCGAGATTCCCGGCAACGCTACCGTGTGGAGCTCTGGGAGCGACCGCATCACCCTTGCCCGCGGCGTATCCTTCTTCGTCTGCGGCTTCCCGGGACACTGCAAGAACGGCATGAAGATCGCTATCACCGCAAACTAG